In Corynebacterium ulcerans, one genomic interval encodes:
- the tuf gene encoding elongation factor Tu, which yields MAKAKFERTKPHVNIGTIGHVDHGKTTTTAAITKVLADAYPDLNEAFAFDAIDKAPEEKERGITINISHVEYQTEKRHYAHVDAPGHADYIKNMITGAAQMDGAILVVAATDGPMPQTREHVLLARQVGVPYILVALNKCDMVDDEEIIELVEMEIRELLAEQDYDEEAPIIHISALKALEGDEEWTKSILELMQACDDSIPDPERETDKPFLMPIEDIFTITGRGTVVTGRVERGQLNVNEDVEIIGIKEKSTQTTVTGIEMFRKLLDYTEAGDNCGLLLRGIKREDVERGQVVVKPGAYTPHTEFEGSVYVLSKDEGGRHTPFFDNYRPQFYFRTTDVTGVVKLPEGTEMVMPGDNVDMSVTLIQPVAMDEGLRFAIREGSRTVGAGRVTKIIK from the coding sequence GTGGCAAAGGCTAAGTTCGAGCGTACTAAGCCGCACGTTAACATCGGTACCATCGGTCACGTCGATCACGGCAAGACCACCACTACCGCTGCTATCACCAAGGTTCTGGCTGACGCATACCCGGATCTCAACGAGGCTTTCGCCTTCGACGCCATTGATAAGGCACCGGAGGAGAAAGAGCGTGGCATCACGATCAACATCTCCCACGTTGAGTACCAGACCGAGAAGCGCCACTACGCACACGTGGATGCTCCGGGTCACGCCGACTACATCAAGAACATGATCACCGGCGCTGCTCAGATGGACGGCGCAATCCTCGTGGTTGCTGCTACCGACGGCCCAATGCCTCAGACCCGTGAGCACGTTCTGCTCGCTCGCCAGGTTGGCGTTCCTTACATCCTTGTTGCTCTTAACAAGTGCGACATGGTTGACGATGAGGAAATCATCGAGCTCGTCGAGATGGAGATCCGTGAGCTGCTCGCAGAGCAGGATTACGATGAAGAGGCTCCAATCATCCACATCTCCGCTCTGAAGGCTCTCGAGGGCGACGAGGAGTGGACCAAGTCCATCCTCGAGCTCATGCAGGCTTGCGACGATTCCATCCCGGATCCAGAGCGCGAGACCGACAAGCCATTCCTCATGCCTATCGAGGACATCTTCACCATCACCGGTCGTGGCACCGTTGTTACCGGCCGTGTTGAGCGTGGCCAGCTGAACGTCAACGAAGACGTTGAGATCATCGGTATCAAGGAAAAGTCCACCCAGACCACCGTTACCGGTATCGAGATGTTCCGTAAGCTTCTCGACTACACCGAGGCTGGCGACAACTGTGGTCTCCTCCTCCGTGGTATCAAGCGCGAAGACGTCGAGCGCGGTCAGGTTGTTGTTAAGCCAGGCGCTTACACTCCTCACACCGAGTTCGAGGGCTCTGTCTACGTCCTTTCCAAGGACGAGGGCGGCCGCCACACCCCGTTCTTCGACAACTACCGTCCTCAGTTCTACTTCCGCACCACCGACGTTACCGGTGTTGTGAAGCTTCCTGAGGGCACCGAGATGGTTATGCCTGGCGACAACGTCGACATGTCCGTCACCCTGATCCAGCCTGTCGCTATGGACGAGGGCCTGCGCTTCGCTATCCGCGAGGGCTCCCGCACCGTTGGCGCTGGCCGCGTCACCAAGATCATCAAGTAA